The Thomasclavelia ramosa DSM 1402 genome includes a region encoding these proteins:
- a CDS encoding rhomboid family intramembrane serine protease, whose amino-acid sequence MITNAIIIISIIIFILINFIDKSNYDKTSLAIKYGAFYMPRIEVKKEYWRFITANFVHIDIMHIFMNVYCIYNLGHFFEYLLGTGAYLYLIFISCLATSGACYYHGKKYAYAYNTVTLGASGIFYGYLGAMIALGILVGGYFDYMLQQYIYVILINVAFTFFNRQVSKAGHFGGLAGGFLATAMLIGCGVWHF is encoded by the coding sequence ATGATAACCAATGCTATTATTATCATATCGATTATAATCTTTATTTTAATTAATTTTATTGATAAGAGTAATTATGATAAAACCTCTTTAGCGATTAAATACGGGGCTTTTTATATGCCGCGAATTGAAGTAAAAAAAGAATATTGGCGTTTTATTACCGCTAATTTCGTTCATATCGATATTATGCATATTTTTATGAATGTATATTGTATTTATAATCTTGGCCATTTTTTTGAATACTTATTAGGAACGGGCGCATATTTATATCTAATCTTCATAAGCTGTCTTGCTACTAGCGGAGCTTGTTATTATCATGGTAAAAAATATGCTTATGCATATAATACTGTGACTTTAGGAGCTAGTGGGATTTTTTATGGTTATTTAGGTGCAATGATTGCTTTAGGAATACTTGTAGGCGGTTATTTTGATTATATGTTGCAACAATATATATATGTGATTTTAATTAATGTAGCTTTTACATTTTTCAATCGTCAGGTATCAAAGGCGGGACATTTTGGAGGTCTGGCAGGTGGCTTTTTAGCAACTGCAATGTTGATTGGTTGTGGTGTATGGCACTTTTAG
- a CDS encoding immunoglobulin-like domain-containing protein: MKNRIISVVLSFFVIVNIILIACAFNVTPLTIKRDTFVYEYGSEISTKPQDYINANEAILSQVILNFSNLKNEIGEYKVSATYLGVEYPFYIKIVDTTKPVVTLKASTFNVHLNTEVYAIDLIEKVEDNSDIAAYFIDENGEKSTHKVFTEKGSYVERIIVEDQAGNQSASLRVKIVAGQNGNNPTLTGIDDIEVLKNSKFNPLDGVKATDGSGNDITKNIKILKNNVNTDKVGDYEVIYSITNDKGHNLQRTRRVSVIKTEKAGE, encoded by the coding sequence ATGAAAAATCGAATTATATCAGTTGTTTTAAGCTTCTTTGTCATAGTAAATATAATTTTAATTGCTTGTGCCTTCAATGTTACCCCCCTAACGATCAAAAGAGATACATTTGTTTATGAATATGGTAGTGAAATATCGACTAAGCCGCAAGATTATATTAATGCTAATGAGGCAATTTTATCACAAGTTATTTTGAATTTTTCGAATTTAAAAAATGAAATTGGTGAATATAAAGTATCTGCTACATATTTAGGTGTTGAATATCCTTTTTATATAAAGATAGTTGATACAACTAAACCAGTTGTAACATTAAAAGCATCTACGTTTAATGTTCATTTAAATACTGAAGTATATGCAATTGATTTAATTGAAAAGGTTGAGGATAATTCAGATATAGCTGCATATTTTATTGATGAAAATGGTGAGAAGTCAACACATAAAGTGTTCACTGAAAAAGGTTCTTATGTTGAAAGGATAATTGTTGAAGATCAGGCAGGAAATCAATCTGCCAGTTTACGAGTTAAAATAGTAGCTGGACAAAATGGTAATAATCCTACTCTTACAGGAATTGATGATATTGAGGTATTAAAAAATAGTAAATTTAATCCTCTTGATGGAGTGAAAGCTACTGATGGTAGTGGGAATGATATTACTAAGAATATAAAAATTTTAAAAAATAATGTTAATACAGATAAAGTTGGTGATTATGAAGTAATTTATTCAATTACAAATGATAAGGGACATAATCTCCAAAGAACAAGACGCGTTAGTGTCATTAAAACAGAAAAGGCAGGAGAATAG
- a CDS encoding GGDEF domain-containing protein, translated as MKIKNFKRIYVDIVISCLIIAVVATFFAFKSQTISQEQVLNTLSEISSQSVNVIDKEIQKNVAVLANLSIYISQEDAFDPVKIINKIKKVNEINNFKRIGIIDERGQSYTTDDNNILLNEQQMTRFNKAMNGEVSITDTLPDLIDGEEVSVYTLPITFDNDQHCVLFGAYASRYYKETLSVSTFDGLGYSFIIKENGDKIVDSSNKTSIKFSNFFDDIGAISKENKEKLENLKHNIKNEKSGFLEYDRTDEARYLYYQKLDVNDWYLLSVIPASVVDNNINGMLFLGYMMLGCCLLGILYLITRIVLMYRNNQKRLEEVALVDEVTGCGSYTRFRLAGGDILKSTKSKYTMVYFNILKFQYINDLYGYDEGNLILVKIAKILNNLLQEKEFCARIQADHFVALLQYDSVTQLKKRAEYMIKNMENAINSNDEAAYRIKMIVGIYLIENYNDRIESMVDRAATVIRDENRHELENCNFYNDNIRQRMYKNKELEDLFEEALHNHEFEVYFQPKYSTKKKRLYGAEALVRWKSSKLGSISPGEFIPVLERSSNIIELDEYVFVITCKQIRKWLDDGLEVAPIAVNVSQLHLYRQDFVESYLKVIDAYQIPYNLIELEMTETSLFDNRDILKDILNKFRKLKITVSMDDFGSGYSSIMMLESMPIDCLKIDKTMIDDLEVNSKAKEILKSIISLAQSLGLVVVAEGVEQAGQYEELIRMKVDYIQGYYCARPLPLDEYEKILKLKK; from the coding sequence ATGAAAATTAAAAACTTTAAAAGAATCTATGTCGACATCGTGATATCATGTTTGATCATTGCTGTTGTCGCAACTTTTTTTGCTTTTAAATCTCAAACAATTTCACAAGAACAGGTTCTAAATACGTTATCAGAAATTTCTAGTCAAAGTGTAAATGTGATTGATAAAGAGATTCAAAAAAATGTTGCAGTTTTAGCAAATTTATCAATTTATATTAGCCAAGAGGATGCTTTTGATCCCGTCAAAATTATTAACAAAATAAAAAAAGTGAATGAAATTAATAATTTTAAACGAATTGGAATAATTGATGAGAGAGGACAGTCCTATACGACAGATGATAATAATATTTTATTAAATGAACAGCAAATGACCCGTTTTAATAAAGCGATGAATGGTGAAGTATCAATTACTGATACATTGCCGGATTTGATTGATGGTGAAGAAGTTAGTGTTTATACGTTACCCATAACCTTTGATAATGATCAACATTGTGTACTTTTTGGAGCTTATGCATCACGGTATTATAAAGAGACTTTATCGGTTTCTACATTTGATGGTTTAGGGTATAGTTTTATTATTAAGGAAAATGGTGATAAAATTGTAGATTCTTCTAACAAGACAAGCATTAAATTTTCTAACTTTTTTGATGATATTGGGGCAATTTCAAAAGAAAATAAAGAAAAGCTGGAAAATTTAAAACATAATATTAAAAATGAAAAAAGTGGATTTTTAGAGTATGATCGGACAGATGAAGCTAGATATTTGTATTACCAAAAGCTTGATGTTAATGATTGGTATTTGTTGAGTGTTATTCCTGCTTCGGTGGTTGATAATAATATTAATGGAATGCTTTTTTTAGGTTATATGATGCTAGGCTGCTGTTTATTAGGAATTTTATATTTAATTACTCGAATTGTATTGATGTATCGTAATAATCAAAAACGTTTAGAAGAAGTGGCACTAGTTGATGAGGTAACGGGATGCGGTTCATATACACGCTTTAGACTGGCTGGTGGTGATATTTTAAAATCTACCAAATCTAAATATACAATGGTTTATTTCAATATTTTGAAGTTTCAGTATATTAATGATTTATATGGCTATGATGAGGGTAATCTTATTTTAGTGAAAATAGCTAAAATTTTAAATAATTTGTTGCAGGAAAAAGAGTTTTGTGCACGAATTCAAGCTGATCACTTTGTTGCTTTATTACAATATGACTCTGTTACACAGTTGAAAAAGCGGGCAGAGTATATGATTAAAAATATGGAAAATGCAATTAACAGTAATGATGAAGCAGCTTATCGAATTAAAATGATTGTTGGGATTTATTTAATTGAAAATTATAATGATCGAATTGAATCAATGGTTGATCGAGCCGCAACTGTGATTCGTGATGAAAATCGCCATGAACTAGAGAATTGTAATTTTTACAATGATAACATTCGTCAAAGAATGTATAAAAATAAAGAGTTGGAAGACTTGTTTGAGGAAGCCTTGCATAATCATGAATTTGAAGTTTATTTTCAGCCAAAATATAGTACAAAGAAAAAAAGACTTTATGGAGCTGAGGCGCTGGTTAGGTGGAAAAGCAGTAAACTAGGATCGATAAGTCCTGGAGAATTTATACCGGTTTTAGAACGCAGCAGTAATATTATTGAATTGGATGAGTATGTTTTTGTAATTACGTGTAAGCAGATTCGTAAATGGCTTGATGATGGTCTTGAGGTTGCTCCTATAGCGGTAAATGTTTCGCAATTACATTTATATCGTCAAGATTTTGTTGAAAGTTATCTAAAAGTAATTGATGCTTATCAGATACCCTATAATTTAATTGAATTAGAGATGACGGAAACAAGTCTGTTTGATAATCGTGATATTTTAAAAGATATTCTCAATAAATTTAGGAAATTAAAGATTACAGTATCTATGGATGATTTTGGTTCAGGTTATTCTTCAATCATGATGCTCGAATCAATGCCAATCGATTGTTTAAAAATTGATAAAACAATGATTGATGATTTGGAGGTCAATTCAAAGGCTAAAGAAATTTTGAAATCGATTATTAGTTTAGCTCAATCTTTAGGGCTAGTCGTTGTAGCTGAAGGTGTAGAACAGGCTGGACAGTATGAGGAATTAATTAGAATGAAGGTAGATTATATTCAGGGATATTATTGTGCTCGACCGCTGCCATTAGATGAGTATGAGAAAATTTTAAAATTAAAAAAGTAA
- a CDS encoding discoidin domain-containing protein, which translates to MEKILRKGFISLLSLLMVFTTFNQLITNVAAEQEYENIALDKVVVASSAIAGNEGSNAVDGKMDTKWEVGNISTNPSIIVDLGKEESFEKITLKWASNFAFRYKLYVAKTDQKYGQVLFHEEGTGGDEEWEMEENTIARYVKIELIEAKSGESTIGLKELEVLRVKKDTSNDPVNIALNKPAYASGNEANLDRLGPGGAFDGKYSNDYNERWSSGNITKSPQWIYVDLEAEMTFSSIHIFWENAFATKYVLQYSNDVGTDKNWITFVNVDDGKGSWEKFDFDPITARFVRLYATASNGVGSAKPISIWEMEIYEEVNNSLTVDDIAKDFTIGTITSNMDKMPVYHYDNDNIVAEIFCSDTDFVVEDNGMIHKPLVDKEVLVTYIIKDKRTNATKEMKNIPVIIPGQNSVALDSNPVPTTVPTIQEWNGATGTYQLTNNSRIIVQDESLYKAAQITKDDIKDLFGLELEISNTTVKKGDILLTKENADTTIGDQGYTLEIGDSITIKSTTYQGIFFGTRSVLQALVASGDALTINKGEARDYAKYEYRKFMLDVARKYMPMWYLKDFVKYASWYKFTDIQVHLNDTSYNGHSRFRLESDIPGLTATDGYYTKGEYRDFQYYAEDYGIRIVSEFDTPAHSAVFIDNNSELGFDGTHLDIRLNSDKKETVYKFIADLYEEYMGGDNPVFVTDAFNVGLDEYNSAYKEDMTQYTQYVMDLVYNKYGKTPMAWASMGCVDSDKTKIPDYPIMDAWANYAISLKSLFNQDYKLINATNKYGYIVPGGNNGYPDFAKEEEMYNNLSAGKFRDKMGAGVDVAEGHPKIVGGSISLWNDRGIFNGISVYDVFARTQSILPIYAQTFWYGKDNDKSYDQFKAEVNTLGTGPNVEMDKEISSKTEKVYDFDMENTSKQGDNLVIKDNSGNGYDATAIKATVETTDEGQALKLNGDGNLQMQHSALKWPYTLAFDLKIDESQTGDIVLFEETMPIEECNQWIDTKYQTRKIYLKEIDGKYKLMYDRDSYHYEHNIELEKGKLYQLAFTSDKKYTNVYLDGVVKSTINGPILTNSGNKWYDSASINLPLQKIGQNLVGTLDNIKVYNRLLNNEEIKNLYDTGIDVIHENVALNKKATASSSYTDYQTPNKAFDGIINQSASGPEQSRWASARTHDQWIQVDLNKVYKVDQIKITWEDAYGVDYELKGSVNGKDWFTIKNVTGNVAKENNHTGLGDIEARYIKLIGTKAANNAKYGYSIYEIEVYENPKNDLLRTISQVKDKLSEMNVGNFHGQIKEETYQTFTAYLTNLENEVVGKESISEEEMLKFKEELSKKYTNLKKQVVRVDKSALETVLEVAESKLAEGYSEANSTVSSWQSFIQNKEAAEAMADRMDITQSDVDKMVSELQTALDNLTFRALESSFNELVVLIDEVTKMETDYSAEMFKVMKGYLDQANALVALGAGEVVEKDVQANLTNLANEKAILISYRELKVSVEVAKEILDKEAVNLRPATLKVLQDAYEAGRKLIDDNSKELIVLQNAKQEINEAIEGLLEIVERKDLDKLIEQVKDLKEEDYTEESWKTFKNGYERAVTVNQDLDANEGAIQNAYDELLRAFNELKQVVNKDNLLLQIELAKQVLANKDKYDIELVKELEELLSQAVALIANDVSSEDVNKMSDALLTKIEAVKASQKEEPKVEEQPGTEVSDKTKKNAKTGDETMLFEFAMISLVALLAVVRLRKKS; encoded by the coding sequence ATGGAAAAGATATTAAGGAAAGGTTTTATTTCATTATTATCACTCTTGATGGTATTTACTACATTTAACCAACTTATTACAAATGTAGCTGCTGAACAAGAGTATGAAAATATCGCATTGGATAAAGTGGTTGTGGCGAGTAGTGCTATTGCCGGCAATGAGGGGAGCAATGCAGTTGATGGTAAGATGGATACTAAATGGGAAGTAGGTAATATTAGTACAAACCCAAGTATTATAGTTGATTTAGGGAAAGAGGAAAGTTTTGAAAAAATTACATTAAAGTGGGCTAGTAATTTTGCATTTCGTTATAAACTATATGTGGCTAAGACCGACCAAAAATATGGACAAGTCCTATTCCACGAAGAGGGTACTGGTGGCGATGAAGAATGGGAAATGGAAGAAAATACAATTGCCCGCTATGTGAAAATTGAACTGATTGAAGCTAAGAGCGGAGAAAGTACGATTGGTTTAAAAGAATTAGAAGTTTTAAGAGTTAAGAAGGATACTAGTAATGATCCAGTTAATATTGCTTTAAATAAACCAGCATATGCTTCTGGCAATGAAGCTAATTTGGATCGTCTTGGACCAGGTGGAGCCTTTGATGGTAAATACAGTAATGATTATAATGAACGCTGGTCAAGTGGAAATATTACTAAGAGTCCCCAATGGATCTATGTTGATTTAGAAGCAGAAATGACATTTTCATCAATACATATTTTTTGGGAAAATGCTTTTGCGACAAAATATGTATTGCAATATTCTAATGATGTTGGAACTGATAAAAATTGGATAACATTTGTAAATGTAGATGATGGTAAGGGAAGTTGGGAAAAATTTGATTTTGATCCAATTACAGCTCGGTTTGTTCGTTTATATGCTACAGCAAGTAATGGTGTTGGTAGTGCTAAACCGATTTCTATTTGGGAAATGGAAATTTATGAAGAAGTAAATAATAGTCTTACAGTTGATGATATTGCCAAAGATTTTACAATCGGAACAATTACTTCAAATATGGATAAGATGCCAGTATATCATTATGATAATGATAATATTGTAGCAGAAATTTTTTGTAGTGATACTGACTTTGTAGTTGAAGATAATGGAATGATTCATAAGCCATTGGTAGATAAGGAAGTGTTAGTTACTTATATTATTAAAGATAAAAGAACTAATGCAACTAAGGAAATGAAAAATATTCCAGTTATAATTCCAGGGCAAAATTCAGTTGCTTTAGATAGTAATCCTGTCCCTACTACAGTTCCAACGATTCAAGAATGGAATGGAGCAACAGGAACTTATCAATTAACTAATAATTCTAGAATTATTGTTCAAGATGAAAGTTTATATAAAGCAGCTCAAATTACTAAAGATGATATTAAGGATTTATTTGGATTAGAATTAGAAATTAGTAATACAACAGTAAAAAAAGGAGATATTTTATTAACTAAAGAAAATGCGGATACCACTATTGGTGATCAGGGATATACATTAGAAATTGGGGATAGTATTACAATTAAGTCAACAACTTATCAAGGTATTTTCTTTGGAACACGCAGTGTTTTACAAGCATTAGTTGCAAGTGGGGATGCACTGACAATTAATAAAGGTGAAGCACGAGATTATGCTAAATATGAATATCGTAAATTCATGTTGGATGTTGCCCGTAAATATATGCCAATGTGGTATTTAAAAGATTTTGTTAAATATGCATCTTGGTACAAGTTCACAGATATTCAAGTACATTTAAATGATACTTCATACAACGGTCATTCGCGTTTTAGATTGGAGTCAGATATTCCAGGATTAACGGCAACAGATGGTTATTATACAAAAGGTGAGTATCGTGATTTCCAATATTATGCTGAGGATTATGGAATTAGAATTGTTTCTGAGTTCGATACTCCAGCACATTCAGCAGTGTTTATTGACAATAATTCTGAATTAGGATTTGATGGAACACATTTAGATATACGCTTAAATTCTGATAAAAAAGAAACAGTGTATAAATTTATTGCTGATCTATATGAAGAATATATGGGGGGAGATAATCCGGTTTTTGTAACCGATGCATTTAATGTAGGGCTTGATGAGTACAATAGTGCATACAAGGAAGATATGACCCAGTATACTCAATACGTAATGGATCTTGTTTATAATAAATATGGTAAAACGCCAATGGCATGGGCTTCTATGGGATGTGTAGATTCTGATAAAACAAAAATACCAGATTATCCAATTATGGATGCTTGGGCAAATTATGCAATCAGTTTAAAATCATTATTTAATCAGGATTATAAATTAATTAACGCAACTAATAAGTATGGTTATATTGTTCCTGGCGGGAATAATGGTTATCCAGATTTTGCGAAAGAAGAAGAAATGTACAATAACTTAAGTGCTGGAAAATTTAGAGATAAAATGGGCGCTGGAGTTGATGTTGCTGAAGGACATCCAAAAATTGTTGGGGGTTCGATTTCATTATGGAATGACCGAGGAATCTTTAATGGGATTTCTGTTTATGATGTTTTTGCAAGAACACAAAGTATCTTACCAATATATGCTCAAACCTTTTGGTACGGTAAAGATAATGACAAGTCATATGACCAATTTAAAGCTGAGGTCAATACTTTAGGTACTGGTCCAAATGTTGAGATGGATAAAGAAATTAGCAGTAAAACAGAAAAAGTATATGACTTTGATATGGAAAATACTTCAAAACAAGGGGATAATTTAGTCATTAAAGATAATTCTGGAAATGGTTATGATGCTACTGCAATCAAAGCAACAGTTGAAACAACTGATGAAGGTCAGGCATTGAAATTAAATGGTGATGGTAATCTACAAATGCAGCATAGTGCATTGAAATGGCCGTATACTTTAGCTTTTGATTTAAAAATCGATGAATCACAAACAGGCGATATTGTATTATTTGAAGAAACAATGCCAATAGAAGAATGTAATCAGTGGATTGATACAAAGTATCAAACAAGAAAAATCTATTTAAAAGAAATTGATGGTAAATACAAGCTGATGTACGATCGTGATAGTTATCATTATGAGCATAATATAGAACTTGAAAAGGGAAAATTATATCAATTAGCTTTTACTTCTGATAAAAAATATACTAATGTTTATCTAGATGGAGTAGTTAAATCAACAATCAATGGACCAATTCTTACCAATTCGGGGAATAAGTGGTATGATTCAGCTTCAATCAATTTACCACTACAAAAGATTGGACAAAATTTAGTAGGAACATTAGATAATATTAAAGTTTATAATCGTTTATTGAATAATGAAGAAATTAAAAATCTTTATGATACAGGAATAGATGTTATTCATGAAAATGTTGCTTTGAATAAAAAAGCAACAGCTTCAAGCAGCTATACTGATTATCAAACACCAAATAAAGCATTTGATGGAATCATTAATCAAAGTGCTAGTGGTCCTGAGCAATCACGCTGGGCGTCAGCACGTACGCATGATCAGTGGATCCAGGTAGATTTAAATAAAGTTTATAAAGTTGATCAAATCAAGATTACCTGGGAAGATGCTTATGGAGTGGACTATGAATTAAAAGGCTCAGTTAACGGTAAAGACTGGTTTACGATCAAAAATGTAACTGGTAATGTAGCTAAGGAAAATAATCATACTGGATTAGGTGATATTGAAGCACGTTATATTAAATTAATTGGTACAAAAGCTGCTAATAACGCTAAGTATGGATATTCTATTTATGAAATTGAAGTATATGAAAATCCTAAAAATGATTTACTTAGAACAATTAGTCAAGTTAAAGATAAATTAAGTGAAATGAATGTGGGTAATTTCCACGGTCAAATCAAAGAAGAAACTTATCAAACTTTCACGGCTTATTTAACCAATCTTGAAAATGAAGTGGTAGGAAAAGAAAGTATCAGTGAAGAAGAAATGCTTAAGTTCAAAGAAGAATTGTCTAAAAAATACACAAATTTAAAGAAACAGGTTGTAAGAGTTGATAAAAGTGCTTTAGAAACAGTGCTTGAAGTGGCGGAGAGTAAACTGGCAGAAGGGTACAGTGAAGCAAATAGTACAGTTTCAAGCTGGCAAAGTTTCATACAAAACAAAGAAGCAGCTGAAGCAATGGCTGATAGAATGGATATTACTCAAAGCGATGTTGATAAGATGGTATCTGAACTGCAAACAGCATTAGATAATTTAACATTTAGGGCATTGGAATCATCATTTAATGAACTGGTTGTACTGATTGATGAAGTTACTAAGATGGAAACTGATTATTCTGCAGAAATGTTTAAGGTTATGAAAGGATATCTTGATCAAGCAAATGCCTTAGTTGCACTAGGAGCAGGAGAAGTAGTTGAAAAAGATGTTCAAGCCAATCTAACAAATCTTGCAAATGAAAAAGCCATTCTGATTAGTTACCGGGAATTAAAGGTAAGCGTTGAAGTTGCAAAAGAGATTTTGGATAAAGAAGCAGTAAATCTTCGACCAGCTACTTTGAAAGTATTGCAAGATGCTTATGAAGCAGGAAGAAAACTAATAGATGATAACAGTAAGGAACTTATAGTTTTACAAAATGCAAAACAAGAAATCAATGAAGCGATTGAAGGACTTTTAGAAATAGTAGAGCGCAAGGATTTAGATAAATTGATTGAACAGGTTAAAGATTTAAAAGAAGAAGATTATACTGAAGAATCATGGAAAACGTTTAAAAATGGTTATGAAAGGGCCGTCACAGTTAATCAGGATCTTGACGCTAATGAAGGTGCTATTCAAAATGCCTACGATGAATTACTAAGAGCTTTCAATGAATTAAAGCAAGTTGTTAATAAAGATAATTTATTACTCCAAATTGAATTGGCAAAACAAGTTCTTGCTAACAAAGATAAATATGATATTGAGTTAGTCAAGGAATTAGAAGAATTATTAAGTCAGGCAGTTGCACTGATTGCTAATGATGTTAGCAGTGAAGATGTTAATAAAATGAGTGATGCTCTATTAACAAAAATCGAAGCTGTTAAAGCTAGTCAAAAAGAGGAACCGAAGGTTGAGGAACAGCCAGGGACTGAGGTATCAGACAAAACAAAGAAAAATGCTAAAACAGGTGATGAAACAATGCTCTTTGAATTTGCAATGATATCATTAGTTGCACTTTTAGCTGTGGTTAGATTAAGAAAGAAGAGTTAA